A stretch of DNA from Nitrospirota bacterium:
AGTGCCATCTTATAGAGATAATTTGTAGATTCCCTGCAGCAATCTGCCGTGAATCTTCGAAATGTAAGGTATTACCTATTTATATACGCTCGCTTTGCATTTTCATTTTTTTAAGAATAAAATTATAAGGGAAATGGATGAATGATGTCAAATTCTGGAGGAGATATACCGATAAAAAAAATGTCCTGACAAAATTCAAGAATAACTGAGCACGGTAAGATGAATTTATTATTTGCCATAATAATATCTTTAGTATTGATCTCAGGCTGTGGGAAAACCGCAGGCATTGATAGTCCTGATGTCGGTCTTGAAAATACAGACACTCCTGCTTTAACAGCATCTTCCAAGTCAATCAGTGAGGTTGGTTATTCAACAAGTAATCTCCCGGTCCCTGAAGTAACAAAGCAATGGGTATTGTCAGGGAACCTGCCTAAGGGCCTATATGACCATGCCTCTGCATTATGGAATGACTATTTGTATGTTTCCGGCGGATTTGGTCCGGGCCCTTATGTAAATACGAATGAGATATATATCTTCAGGGTTCTCCCTGATAAGACTGTTAATATGTACGCTGTCTCATCAATACCGGAAAAGAATCTGGTGTTTGGAAAGGGCGAAAAGGCAAAGGTTGTTGGGATTGACGGCCATTCTATGATTATATTTAATAACACCCTTTACATAATTGGAGGTAAGTTTCAGTATGTACGAACTGATTGTTATCCTGTATCCGATGCCCCGTGCTTCACACCAACGCCAACCGCATGGAATAAAAATATCTTTTATGCATCAATAAATCCGGACGGCACCCTTTCAACCTGGCATGAGATGCCCCTTCCTGATGCTGTCGGACCTTATACTACAGGGGTTACAGAGGTGGATGGTTATCTTTATATTATTGGCGGCTGGGATGGTGAAAAGAATACCGGCACAGTTATCTCTGCACCTTTCTTGCCTAATGGCGGGTTAGGCGAATGGCATTCGGAATTTTCTTTACCGATTGGATTAAGTAAACACGCTGTATCAGCATCCGGTAGATTTATCTATGTAACGGGTGGAAGTACCGGAGAGGCTGCGCAGTTTTCTTATGCACAGGGATATAGTAACAAAGTATACTTTGCAACTGTTCAGCGTGACCATTCTATAGATGGCTGGAAGAGTATTGAACCACTCCCTGATTTGTGGATTGACCATAAGTTGATTGCCGCAGGAAAAAAACTTTTCATAACCGGCGGGCGTAATGTTAATGAATATTACGATTATACGGGAGATTATTACGATTATCTTATACATGATACTATCCTGTCAGCCCAAATCAATGATGATGGAACTCTGGGGGCATGGACTTATTACAGTACCATGCCCATTCCGGTAGTCCGCCATTCAGTTTCAGCTAATAAGGATGGTATGTTTGTCATCGGCGGGGCAAGCGGGCAGGACATTAATCAAATAAGCTGTATATCAGGGGTTTGCAGTGCACCTTATGTCAGGGAAAGCTCGATATTTTTTCTGGGGTTGGACTGAAGCAGCTTGATCCGAAAACCCCTCCAGCGGGGTAAGAAAACCCCGCCTATCCAGATATATATCAAGGATAGGTGGGACATTCTTGTCCCACTCATTTTCATGCCTCTTTGTAAGCCCGCGGCTCGCTGGGTATCATTGATTTGTAAAAAACTTCAATATCTTCTGGAACTTCGGATGTCTGAGTTTACGCAATGCCTTAGCCTCTATCTGCCGGGTTCTCTCTCTTGAAACCTTCAACAGGTCTGCGATTTCATCTAATGAGTATGTCCTGCTGCCGCCGATGCCGTAGCGCATCCTTAATACATCTGCCTCTTTGTCTGATAAATCCGACAGCGCCTGCTTCATTTGTTCATTAAGTTCATTCCCTTCAACCTCATCATGAGGGGCTGCGGCAGTTGTATCCTCAATAAAATCTATCAGCATTGTATCTTCTTCACTGCCTACCATGGCATCGAGAGACACCGTATACAGATCTATATTCAGTAACTCATCTATCTTTTCAACCGGGATTTTTATTATCTCAGCCAATTCTTCTTTCTCAGGTTCTCTCCCGTTTGCCTGAATAAAGTGATATGAAGTACGCATAATCTGATTGAGAGTATCTATTATATGCTGAGGGATCCGGATGGTCCTTGTCTGGTCCGTAATTGAACGTGAAACTGCCTGACGTATCCACCATGTTGCGTAAGTAGAAAACCTGTAACCCCTCTGATACTCAAACCTCTCAACTGCACGCATCAGGCCGATATTACCCTCCTGTATAAGGTCCGACAAAGGAAGTCCCCTGTTCATGTATTTTCTCGCAATACTCACTACAAGCCTTAGATTAGACTTCACAAGCATGTCTTTGGCATCTTCAACATCTATGTTTATTAAATTTATATTCTTTAAAATGCTATCAGTGTTACTTAGCTTCGCAATAACTGTCTCACAAAGGTTTGTCTCTTTATCTAT
This window harbors:
- a CDS encoding sigma-70 family RNA polymerase sigma factor translates to MKNVKRHIELSPEEELIDDTNKSREGKGVPSAPPSEPVNAYLKEIRSASLLSREDEVRLAKRIEKGKSAVVNELLKSGKIIDELKDLKQRIIEKEKKNTTKLVNFDDEGILIESEDELKRLIRKIEEAVGICNEPLMRRYLTNENGNPPPLFKGGLGGVFSGDDERLITLLVEIDKETNLCETVIAKLSNTDSILKNINLINIDVEDAKDMLVKSNLRLVVSIARKYMNRGLPLSDLIQEGNIGLMRAVERFEYQRGYRFSTYATWWIRQAVSRSITDQTRTIRIPQHIIDTLNQIMRTSYHFIQANGREPEKEELAEIIKIPVEKIDELLNIDLYTVSLDAMVGSEEDTMLIDFIEDTTAAAPHDEVEGNELNEQMKQALSDLSDKEADVLRMRYGIGGSRTYSLDEIADLLKVSRERTRQIEAKALRKLRHPKFQKILKFFTNQ